One genomic window of Carassius gibelio isolate Cgi1373 ecotype wild population from Czech Republic chromosome A10, carGib1.2-hapl.c, whole genome shotgun sequence includes the following:
- the ca10h5orf63 gene encoding glutaredoxin-like protein C5orf63 homolog produces MLLSRVVRALRQTPRPVLVLFTKEPCPLCDEAKAALEPYRHRFELQEVDISLPENSVWFHRYRHHIPVFHLNGQFLMMHRVNTALLQKRLDQATEGDP; encoded by the exons ATGTTGTTGTCCCGTGTGGTTCGCGCGCTCAGACAGACGCCGCGGCCCGTGCTCGTGCTCTTCACTAAG GAGCCCTGTCCTCTGTGTGATGAAGCCAAAGCAGCGCTGGAGCCATACAGACACAGG tttgAGCTGCAGGAGGTGGACATCAGTCTCCCGGAGAACAGCGTCTGGTTCCACAGATACAGACACCACATCCCTGTCTTTCATCTGAACGGACAGTTCCTGATGATGCATCGAGTGAACACGGCTCTCCTTCAGAAGCGTCTGGATCAAGCCACCGAAGGAGATCCGTAA